The DNA region TTGTAACCAATTATCCTTCGCCAATCGTGGGATATAGTGCATTCCCATAGACCTCGATTTTCTAAGTTTTTCGCCTCGTTTTTTATTGCCGCCAAAGCATAAAGGGTTTTGGTTGGTATGCAGCCGTGGTTGGTGCAAACACCACCCAACCTTTCCCTCTCGAAAACGGTAACCTCAGCGCCAAGCTGTGCTCCCCTGATGGCGGCTACATATCCGGCGGGACCACCGCCTATTATACCTATTCTTATCCTTGTTCCCATTTTGATTTCTTAGAGTTTAATTTCATAAAAAAATCCGCATTAGTCAATCTAATTTCGCTTTTAAATTAATTAACAACACAAAAATATTGTTTCAATTATTTCCCTTGTCCCCAATAAATTTCCTTTTTATGTTTAATTTTAAGTGGGCACATTGACGAAAATAATAGAAAGTAGCCTTGGAATTCCAGCACATATTCAGGTAAATCTATTTGCCACCATTCTCGTTGTCCTTCTTTTATGGTTAATCCGCCTCACCATTATAAAAATCGTCAATAAACGCACTGAAGATGTTAGAACTCGCTATATATGGCGAAAGACCACAACATATGTCGTAGCGGTGGTTGGGATTCTCATAATAGGCAGAATATGGTTCATAGGATTCCAGACGCTGACAACATTTATCGGCATATTTTCCGCTGGACTCGCTATAGCGCTTAAGGATGCAATAAGCAACTTTGCCGGCTGGATTTACATAAGCTGGCGGCGACCGTTCATAGTAGGAGACAGAATACAGATAGGCGATTTCGCCGGTGATGTTATCGATATAAACATGTTCGACTTCACATTACTCGAAATAGGCAACTGGGTCAAGGCGGACCAGAGCACGGGACGTATGCTACATATTCCGAACGGCAAAGTCTTTGTGGAACCTGTGGCAAACTACTCGCAGGGATTTCCATTTATATGGAACGAGATACCCGTTCTCCTTTCGTATGAGAGCAACTGGCGAAAAGCAAAAGAAATTCTTTACGAAATCATAGAGCAACATACCATGAAGCTATCTCAAAAAGCCGAGCAAAAAATTCGAGAAGCGAGCGAGAAATTCCTTATCTACTACAAAAAGCTTTCGCCGATAATTTACACTACCACTCAGGCAAGCGGCATTTTACTTACTTTGCGCTATCTATGTCCACCGAGGGAACGCAGAGGTAGTGAGGATGCGATATGGCGCGAAATATTGAGCCGATTCGCCGAGCACGACGACATAGAACTCGCCTATCCAACGACGAGAATCTACAGTAGATTATTTGAGAAACAGCCAGCGAAGCAACAATTTGAGGAATCGCCGCAATCTGAGGATGGCTCTGAAGACAAACCGGCAAAGTAGCAAATTAAAAGGTAACCAAGATGCATGTCGCCATAATCGGCTTAAATCAAAGCGGAAGAACCACACTTTGGCAGTTTCTCGCTGGTGAACACGGCGGGAAAGAGAGTATAGCCACGATTCCAATCTTTGACGAAAAACTAACGCAACTCGCCAGAGTCGAGGGGTCAAAGAAGGTAAGCTATCTTGAACTTACGATTCAGGATACGGTGGGCGACATAGAAAGAAGCGGACACATATTCTCAGATGTGCAGGCAGCCAGCGGATTAGTAATAACAATACGGAACTTCGACGCTGGATTCGGCACCCCAAACCCGGTAGACGACGCTAGAAAAATTAAAGAGATAATAATAGAACACGACCTCGACTCGATACAAAAGAGGCTGCAATCTATTGAGCGTGAACTCGGAAAAGGGCACAGCAGGGACGAGCGAGAAGCACTCGAGGAGGAAATGTCAGCGCTGAAATCTTTCGCGAACACACTTTACGAGGGCAGATTGATAGGGAACGAAGAGCTTACTCCTATCCAGAGAAAAGTAGCAGCCAACCAAGGGCTTTTGACAGCTAAGAGGTGGATTCCCGTGCTTTGCTGCGAGGATACATGCGACGAGGAACTAAAAATGAGTGTTTACGATGTCTTTGGAAGCGAGGTGATAGCGACGGCAGCCAAACTTGAGCTCGAACTATGCGAACTCGCCGATG from bacterium includes:
- a CDS encoding DUF933 domain-containing protein, whose product is MHVAIIGLNQSGRTTLWQFLAGEHGGKESIATIPIFDEKLTQLARVEGSKKVSYLELTIQDTVGDIERSGHIFSDVQAASGLVITIRNFDAGFGTPNPVDDARKIKEIIIEHDLDSIQKRLQSIERELGKGHSRDEREALEEEMSALKSFANTLYEGRLIGNEELTPIQRKVAANQGLLTAKRWIPVLCCEDTCDEELKMSVYDVFGSEVIATAAKLELELCELADDEAQAFRKELGLSEESLRESVVAKIFESLRLTTFYTANQNEARAHAVPHGATAIEAAAKVHTDIAKGFICAEVAKIDDVIQAGGFAKAKTKNMVKRADKNYTVQDGDVIFFRFNV
- a CDS encoding mechanosensitive ion channel family protein, producing the protein MTKIIESSLGIPAHIQVNLFATILVVLLLWLIRLTIIKIVNKRTEDVRTRYIWRKTTTYVVAVVGILIIGRIWFIGFQTLTTFIGIFSAGLAIALKDAISNFAGWIYISWRRPFIVGDRIQIGDFAGDVIDINMFDFTLLEIGNWVKADQSTGRMLHIPNGKVFVEPVANYSQGFPFIWNEIPVLLSYESNWRKAKEILYEIIEQHTMKLSQKAEQKIREASEKFLIYYKKLSPIIYTTTQASGILLTLRYLCPPRERRGSEDAIWREILSRFAEHDDIELAYPTTRIYSRLFEKQPAKQQFEESPQSEDGSEDKPAK